CTGGCCTCGAGTATGTTTGGACAAGTAACAGGAGAGGTTTTTGTTCCAAATGAAGATAGAGATATGTTTTATGTTCATTATACTCCAGAAATAGAAGATAATTCGCTTTATGAATATGAAAGAATAAGTGGGAAGTTTGGATTTCGACCAATAAAAATCGGTAAAATTAACTTTTATAATACTATTGGTATGGATTATCATTCCATATTTAATAAGAATAATAATCTCTCTTTTCTTAGGGGTAAAGAAAAATATTATAACATAAACTACAGTTTATTAACGCAATACAGAGTTTCAAGAAGTTGGACCATAAATGCGTTGTTTTTACCACATGTTATTGGAAATTTTAATGATGAACTAACCGAAGAAGATGTAAATATTAACGGAATTTTATTTGCTGAGAAAATATTTAAAAGTAAAAGGAATAAGAATTATTATGTATTAAGCTTTGGGGTCGGATACCTCACTCTATCTGGAAAAACACTAGTGAATCCAGTTGTCAATTTTACAGGGAATATAAATAATAAAGTAACCTTTACAGTAGGTTTACCAAATACTTATATCAAATATAATTTCAATAAAAAGCATAGTATAAAATTGTTAGGGGATTTAAACGATTTTACAATGAGAGTAAATAAGCCTTTTATCCAAAATCAATTGAATAGTGTAAGAGTACATAAATCAATTTTTACAACAGTTACAGCAGGAATAGAATATACCTATTGGTTAAGTAAAAACGTTGGGATTATGGGGAGAGGTACTCATTCTGTATATGAAAAATACAGTTTTGAAGATGTTAATGAAAACGTGTTATATGAATATGATACTAATTTGAGGAGCTATGTTACTTTAGGATTAAAAATTAAAGCATTTAATAAGTAAAATAGAATGGGAAATAGAAAATTAGTATATAACAACTTTACTGCAAAAACATTTATGTTATTAGTAATTCCAGCATATGTTTTTCCTGCATTGATGTCTTGGTTATCAGGTTGGCTTTTTAAAAACTCAGTATTAATGAAAGCAAGTTTTATAAGTATTGCTATACCTTCTTTAGTAGCAACCATAATAACTTACGTATTGTTATGGCAAATGAAAGTATGGCAAAAGTTTCCAAGTAAAAAGTATACAAGGGTATTGTTTATGACATTGTTATTGTTGGGAATTGCCATATTGGTAATTCAGTTATTCAGTTTGAACAATATTGTATTTGATATTCTATTGTCAACGGTTTTAGGAACTGTAATAACCACTTTGAAATTACCATTAAAAAAATAAATAGTATATGAGTTTAGAAAAGCCAACAATAGTTGTTTTTGGAGCAACTGGAACCGTAGGAGCTGAGGTTTTAAAATTATTGAGTAGTCGTAGTTGTTTGGTGAGAGGCGTGTTAAGAACTCCTTCCAGAGATTTACCAATTAGATTAAATGAAACTAATAACAACATTACATATGTAGCAGTTAATTTAAAGTCAAAGGAAGAAATAGAAAGAGCTTGTATTAATTCTGATACCATTTTTTTATTAACAGGAACATCTCCTTGGCAAGTAAATTTTGAGACAAATATTATAGAAGTAGCTCAAAAGTTAAAAATAAAACGAATAGTAAAATTATCAGCACCTGTAATGCCGAGTAACATTCATGTAGAGGTAAGTGATTGGCACAGACAAATAGAAAGAACACTTGGCAAAAGCGGTATTGATTATTGTTTGTTACAACCACATTCTTTTATGCAAAATTGGGAACGAAACACCTTCACAATTAAATATTTTGGAAAAATATTTGGAGTGATGGAAGAGGCAAAACGAAATTATGTAGATGCCAGAGATGTAGCAGAAATAGGAGTAGAATATTTGCTTTCTGATAAAGAGTTAAATGGGGAGGCAATTGTTATTTCAGGACCTGAAGCAATTTCAAATAAAGATATGGCTAATAGGATTTCACATGTAACTGAAAAGAAAGTTGTTTACGAAAATATTTCAAGAGAAGCTTATTTAAAAAAGTTGACAAAACAAGCGAAATTACCCATGTGGTTGGCAAGACATATAATAGAAATAGAAACTTTAGCACTAAAACAAACTGAACCAACAACTGATACTGTGCAAGTAATATTAAATCGACACCCAAGAATAATGGATACTTATTTACAGGAATCAAGACATAAATTTATGATTTCCAAGTGGAGAGGATTCTTTTAAAAGTATAATGTTGAATAACTAAAAAATCCTGCTAGAGCAGGATTTTTTTTAGTTTATATAGATAATGAGTTATTTTTTAATTACAGAGGAATTTCTAAAGAAAACCGCATTAGCGAAAAATAGTTTACCATTTTCCCAAAAAGCACGGAAAAGAGGATTGTCGACCATATAAATTATACTTCCACGACCAATTTGTTCTTCACCAAATAGTAATGACTCTGGAATTTTTTCCAATGCCTTCTTTCCAGCAAAACCGGAGATGTTTTTAGTGTCTTTTGTAAAGTAGGCTACATTTCCACCTTTTTTAAGATATTCATAGCTTGTATTTCCTAATTTTAAAGAAAAGTATTGATTACTATAACCAAAAGCTAAAGGATGCGTGGCATCTACTTTACTCTTAAATATTGCTCCAGTAATGAGGTTATTTGTACTTTGTCTTTCTAATTGAGCATAAGGAGTAAGATTGGCTTTTTTAATCTTAGTTGTATCACCTTTTTTGGTTTTTAATGCAAACTGTTTCTTATCTGCAAAACTGCGCAAAGCGTTTCCGATAACAATAGTAGTTCCTCCTGTACTCATCCATTTTTTTAATTTTGTCAAAGCTCCTTTATTCAAAATACTTCCATAGTACCCATTAGGAATAATTAAAACGTCGTAGTTGTTTAAGTTGATTTGATTTAATCTCTCGGTATCTAATATATTTATTGGGTATTTTAATTGTTGTTCAAAAAAGTGCCAAACTTCTCCAAAACTTAAAGAGGAAGTACCTTTACCAGATAATACAGCTACTTTTTGTTTATTTATTGGCTTTACACTATAAGAACCAAAATCGACTCCTGAACTAACAAAACCAGTGTTTACAGGAGTAATCTCTCGATGATTTTTGTTGGCAATGGTAATAAGTTTTACATCAAAATTTTCTAAGTTTTTATTGTCATGTCTCAAAACAATTAAACTTCCTCTATCATATGATTTACCTCCGATAGAAAATGGTTTCTCAGAAAAACGTACTTTGATATTTTTATGAAGAAGAGTAGCTAAGAATGTTGCATCTTCTAAACTATTCCATTTGCTAACATAAGCATACGAGTTTGGAGATGCTGTATTATTATTGACTTTAATGCTACTGCTTTTTACGGAAGCAACTTTCTTTTTTGAAGCTAAAGCTTGTATTCCATGAGCATATGGTAAGGCCCATGCTGTGATATCATAAGTTAAAGAATCTGCCAATTTAGCATTCGGTTCAAAAAGAGCTTTTACCATTTTTCCTTTAGGTTGATCTGTATGAATAACAATATCTTTTGAAGTAGTTTTTAAGCTTCCTGTTTTTGAAGTGACATAATTATATCCATTTACCTTTCCTGGAGAAGTAGTCTCATATTGAATTTCATGTTTATCTAATAAATCTGTAAGACGTTTAATTTTATCCGCATTTTGATTTTTTAATACATAACTTTTATAAGTAAGATTTTTTGTGTTGAAAAAACTCTTAAACTCACTATTCAGTTTAGAAGCATTTTTTGAAGCGATTTCAACAGTAGATAAACCTGTTGTATTATGGTGTTTTATGCGGTCTACTAAAGTAAGTGTATATCCATGGTCTGTATCAATTCCTAAACCAGCCATTCCGTGTCCAGCTTGTTCGTAGGTCATTCCGATTGCTCCCATAAAGGTAGGATAGGTATCACCATAACTTGGGTATAATAGGTCAAAACTTTCTTTGGTAAAATATAACCAATTGTTTCTGTCGAAATGTTTTGCATGATTTTTTCCTATTTGAACTTGAAAATCGCGTTGCCAATCAGAAATAATTTCATGGAAAGGTTCTGCTGCGGGAGCAAAATAGTAAGGGTTGTTTATATATTGCTCATGAAAGTCAACATGAATATGAGGTAGCCATTTGTTATAAATTTTTAAGCGATGTTGAGTTTCTAT
The sequence above is a segment of the Tenacibaculum sp. 190130A14a genome. Coding sequences within it:
- a CDS encoding NmrA family NAD(P)-binding protein; translation: MSLEKPTIVVFGATGTVGAEVLKLLSSRSCLVRGVLRTPSRDLPIRLNETNNNITYVAVNLKSKEEIERACINSDTIFLLTGTSPWQVNFETNIIEVAQKLKIKRIVKLSAPVMPSNIHVEVSDWHRQIERTLGKSGIDYCLLQPHSFMQNWERNTFTIKYFGKIFGVMEEAKRNYVDARDVAEIGVEYLLSDKELNGEAIVISGPEAISNKDMANRISHVTEKKVVYENISREAYLKKLTKQAKLPMWLARHIIEIETLALKQTEPTTDTVQVILNRHPRIMDTYLQESRHKFMISKWRGFF
- a CDS encoding M14 family metallopeptidase, translating into MKYKLLLLLFTINLTLFAQKIQSPKEFLGYEMGERFTRHHKVVDYFTYVSKNLNNVILEKYGETNEHRPLYVTYVSSQKNIDKLEEIRNNNISQTNSSNTKEVNDIAIVWLSYNVHGNEASSTEAAMQTLYELVTQKQSYLENTLVIIDPCINPDGRDRYVNWYNQVSSTPYNTNQEAKEHRDPWPTGRPNHYLFDLNRDWAWATQIETQHRLKIYNKWLPHIHVDFHEQYINNPYYFAPAAEPFHEIISDWQRDFQVQIGKNHAKHFDRNNWLYFTKESFDLLYPSYGDTYPTFMGAIGMTYEQAGHGMAGLGIDTDHGYTLTLVDRIKHHNTTGLSTVEIASKNASKLNSEFKSFFNTKNLTYKSYVLKNQNADKIKRLTDLLDKHEIQYETTSPGKVNGYNYVTSKTGSLKTTSKDIVIHTDQPKGKMVKALFEPNAKLADSLTYDITAWALPYAHGIQALASKKKVASVKSSSIKVNNNTASPNSYAYVSKWNSLEDATFLATLLHKNIKVRFSEKPFSIGGKSYDRGSLIVLRHDNKNLENFDVKLITIANKNHREITPVNTGFVSSGVDFGSYSVKPINKQKVAVLSGKGTSSLSFGEVWHFFEQQLKYPINILDTERLNQINLNNYDVLIIPNGYYGSILNKGALTKLKKWMSTGGTTIVIGNALRSFADKKQFALKTKKGDTTKIKKANLTPYAQLERQSTNNLITGAIFKSKVDATHPLAFGYSNQYFSLKLGNTSYEYLKKGGNVAYFTKDTKNISGFAGKKALEKIPESLLFGEEQIGRGSIIYMVDNPLFRAFWENGKLFFANAVFFRNSSVIKK